In the genome of Prevotella sp. HUN102, one region contains:
- the hisS gene encoding histidine--tRNA ligase, translating to MANKPSIPKGTRDFGSVEMAKRNYIFDTIKEVYALYGFQQIETPAMETLQTLMGKYGEEGDKLLFKILNSGDFLKGCTDEELVGRNTLKLQTKLSEKGLRYDLTVPFARYVVMHREELQLPFKRYQIQPVWRADRPQKGRYREFYQCDADVVGSESLLNEVELMQIIDTVFTKFGVRVQIKINNRKILTGLAEVMGEQDKIVQITTAIDKLDKIGLESVNEELEKEGISKEGIEKLQPIFKLEGTNDEKLETIASVLSESETGLKGVEETRYILDALKKTALNNEIQLDLTLARGLNYYTGAIFEVKALDVAIGSITGGGRYDNLTGIFGMPGLSGVGISFGADRIYDVLNALDLYPKESVQGTQLLFINFGEKETDYVLPIVSKARLANIRTEIFPDSVKMKKQMAYANAKNIPFVALAGDNEMEQGKITLKIMATGEQLLVTLEELLEKIK from the coding sequence ATGGCAAATAAACCATCCATCCCAAAGGGTACGAGAGATTTCGGATCGGTGGAGATGGCAAAAAGAAATTATATATTCGACACGATAAAGGAAGTTTATGCACTTTATGGCTTCCAGCAGATAGAAACTCCGGCTATGGAAACCCTTCAGACGCTGATGGGAAAATATGGCGAAGAGGGCGATAAACTGCTTTTCAAGATACTTAATTCGGGAGATTTCCTCAAAGGATGCACAGATGAGGAACTCGTTGGTCGCAACACGCTGAAGCTCCAGACAAAACTTTCCGAGAAAGGACTGCGCTACGACCTCACGGTACCGTTTGCACGGTATGTTGTAATGCACCGTGAAGAGTTGCAGTTGCCTTTCAAGCGTTACCAGATTCAGCCTGTCTGGCGCGCAGACCGACCACAGAAAGGCCGTTACCGTGAGTTCTATCAGTGCGACGCCGACGTGGTTGGCTCCGAATCGCTGCTCAATGAAGTAGAGCTGATGCAGATTATAGACACGGTGTTCACTAAGTTCGGTGTGCGTGTGCAGATAAAAATCAACAATCGTAAGATTCTTACCGGTCTGGCGGAGGTAATGGGCGAGCAAGACAAGATAGTTCAGATTACAACGGCTATCGACAAGCTCGACAAGATTGGTCTGGAAAGCGTGAACGAAGAGCTTGAAAAGGAAGGAATATCCAAGGAAGGCATCGAAAAATTGCAGCCAATCTTCAAGTTGGAAGGAACGAACGACGAGAAACTCGAGACCATCGCAAGCGTGTTGTCTGAAAGCGAAACAGGTCTGAAAGGCGTTGAAGAGACAAGATACATTCTTGATGCCTTGAAGAAGACAGCCCTGAACAATGAAATTCAGCTTGATTTAACTTTGGCGAGAGGTCTGAATTATTATACCGGTGCCATTTTTGAAGTGAAGGCACTCGACGTTGCAATCGGTTCTATTACCGGTGGCGGCCGTTACGACAATCTTACGGGCATCTTCGGTATGCCGGGACTTTCCGGAGTAGGCATCAGTTTCGGTGCAGACAGAATCTATGACGTGTTGAACGCATTGGATTTATATCCCAAGGAAAGCGTGCAGGGCACTCAACTGTTGTTCATCAACTTCGGAGAAAAGGAAACCGACTATGTTTTGCCAATCGTTTCCAAAGCCCGTCTTGCCAATATCAGGACTGAGATTTTCCCCGATTCCGTGAAGATGAAGAAGCAGATGGCGTACGCCAATGCGAAGAACATTCCTTTCGTCGCGCTTGCAGGCGACAATGAAATGGAGCAGGGCAAGATTACTCTGAAGATAATGGCAACCGGCGAACAGTTGCTGGTAACTCTGGAGGAGCTTTTGGAGAAAATCAAGTAG
- a CDS encoding adenylosuccinate synthase — protein sequence MKTGKVDVLLGLQWGDEGKGKIVDVLTPRYDVIARFQGGPNAGHTLEFEGQKYVLRSIPSGIFQGGKVNIIGNGVVLAPDLFMGEAKDLEKSGHPLSERLYISKKAHLIMPTHRVLDRALEAAKGDGKVGTTGKGIGPAYTDKTSRNGLRVGDILENFEEKYAQHKERHLKMLASMGWTDFDGFEEVEKTWLEGIEYMKNFRFVDSEHEINHILRDGKNLLCEGAQGTMLDVDFGSYPFVTSSNTISAGACTGLGIGPNKIGNVYGIMKAYCTRVGFGPFPTELFDETGEKLRDLGHEYGAVTGRERRCGWVDLIQLRYSIMINGVTELIMMKSDVLDDFDTIKACVAYELPDGTITEELPYEIIDVKPVYKEFKGWKTDMTGFTSEEQFPQEFKEYVAFIENFLETKIGVISIGPDRAQTIERNR from the coding sequence ATGAAAACAGGTAAGGTTGATGTCCTCTTAGGACTGCAATGGGGAGACGAAGGCAAGGGAAAGATAGTTGATGTATTGACTCCACGCTACGATGTGATAGCACGTTTTCAGGGTGGTCCTAACGCTGGTCACACTTTGGAGTTCGAAGGTCAGAAATATGTGTTGCGCTCTATTCCGTCGGGAATATTCCAAGGAGGCAAGGTAAATATCATCGGAAACGGCGTGGTATTGGCTCCGGATCTCTTTATGGGAGAGGCAAAGGACTTGGAAAAGAGCGGGCATCCATTGTCTGAAAGGCTTTATATCTCTAAGAAAGCACACCTTATTATGCCGACACACCGTGTGCTCGACCGTGCGTTGGAAGCTGCAAAGGGCGATGGAAAGGTGGGAACTACCGGCAAGGGAATCGGTCCTGCCTATACGGATAAAACCAGTAGGAACGGTCTTCGTGTGGGCGACATTCTCGAAAACTTCGAGGAAAAATACGCACAGCACAAGGAACGCCACCTGAAGATGCTGGCTTCGATGGGTTGGACAGACTTTGACGGCTTCGAGGAAGTGGAGAAAACGTGGCTGGAAGGCATCGAATATATGAAGAACTTCCGTTTTGTGGATTCCGAACACGAGATAAATCATATTCTCCGTGATGGAAAGAACCTGCTTTGCGAGGGTGCTCAGGGCACAATGCTCGATGTTGATTTCGGTTCTTATCCGTTCGTAACTTCTTCAAACACCATATCAGCAGGTGCTTGTACTGGTCTGGGCATCGGTCCGAATAAGATAGGAAACGTCTATGGCATTATGAAAGCATACTGCACACGTGTCGGTTTCGGTCCGTTCCCGACAGAACTGTTCGACGAGACAGGCGAGAAACTCCGCGATCTCGGCCACGAATACGGTGCAGTAACCGGCAGAGAGCGTCGCTGTGGATGGGTGGATCTCATTCAACTGCGCTATTCCATAATGATAAACGGCGTAACGGAGCTGATTATGATGAAGAGCGATGTGCTCGATGATTTCGATACCATCAAGGCTTGTGTCGCATACGAACTGCCTGACGGAACAATTACTGAGGAACTGCCATACGAGATTATCGATGTAAAGCCTGTTTATAAGGAGTTCAAAGGTTGGAAAACAGATATGACCGGCTTCACAAGCGAAGAGCAGTTCCCGCAGGAATTTAAGGAGTATGTGGCCTTTATAGAGAACTTCCTTGAAACAAAGATTGGCGTAATCTCGATAGGTCCGGACAGAGCACAGACGATTGAAAGAAACAGATAA
- a CDS encoding Fur family transcriptional regulator produces the protein MTKNIVKEKVRDILDGYLEMNNHRKTSERFAILDAVYDMQGHFSLDELSLALENSNFRVSRATLYNTMRLFIELRLVVRHRFIGQTKYEACYNNEDHIHQICTVCGAVTEIEAVEITDAIANTKFQRFRKDGFSLYIYGVCSRCQAKMSRERNKLKQKQDKANENR, from the coding sequence GTGACTAAAAATATAGTCAAAGAAAAGGTAAGGGATATTCTTGACGGATATCTTGAGATGAACAATCATCGAAAGACATCTGAAAGGTTTGCTATTCTCGACGCTGTCTATGATATGCAAGGGCATTTCTCGCTCGACGAGCTGAGCTTGGCGTTGGAAAATTCAAATTTCAGAGTGTCAAGAGCCACCCTGTATAATACGATGCGGCTTTTCATAGAGCTGCGTTTGGTTGTGCGTCATCGTTTCATCGGGCAGACTAAATACGAAGCCTGCTACAACAACGAGGATCACATACATCAGATTTGTACGGTATGTGGTGCCGTTACAGAGATAGAGGCAGTGGAAATAACCGATGCTATAGCCAATACCAAATTTCAGCGATTCAGGAAAGACGGTTTCTCGCTATACATCTACGGTGTATGCTCCCGCTGTCAGGCGAAGATGTCGAGGGAACGCAACAAGTTGAAACAGAAACAAGATAAAGCTAATGAAAACAGGTAA
- the htpG gene encoding molecular chaperone HtpG: protein MQTGKIGVTTENIFPVIKKFLYSDHEIFLRELVSNAVDASQKLKTLAITGDFRGEQGDLAVRIKIDEKEGTLTISDNGIGMDAEEIDKYINQIAFSGVSDFMEKYQDKAEAIIGHFGLGFYSAFMVAKKVDIITKSYKEGAKAVKWSCDGSPEFTLEETEKESRGSDIVLHIDDDCKEFLQKSKIEELLNKYCKFMAVPVILGKKQEWKDGKMQDTDEDNVINSVAPLWSKSPSEIKDEDYKSFYRTLFPMNDEPLFWIHLNVDYPFNLTGILYFPRVKNNIELQRNKIQLYCNQVFVTDQVEGIVPEFLTLLHGVIDSPDIPLNVSRSYLQSDANVKKISSYITKKVADRLNGIFKDNRKDYEEKWEDLKLFVNYGMLSENDFYDRAKDFSLFTDVDGRHFTFEEYKTLIKDNQTDKDGQLVYLYATDKEEQFSYIEAAKAKGYSVLLTDGQLDVPAVSMLEQKFEKSRFVRVDSDTIDRIIAKDNAPELDLNETQRDILSEAFQSQVPKLDKSEFMVDVQAMGVDAQPVIITQNEYMRRMKEMSRYQQGMAFYGQMPDTYTLVLNSDHALVKKILSEGEASTKETLKPILSEIKGLQARQTILQQEQGKKKPEEITQEEKDDLSNTEQNLSKQREEKKQVIAGYAKDNGTIHQLIDLALLQNGMLKGASLNEFIKRSVNLIK, encoded by the coding sequence ATGCAAACAGGTAAAATTGGAGTAACAACGGAGAATATCTTTCCGGTTATCAAGAAATTCCTTTATTCTGACCACGAAATCTTCCTTCGTGAATTGGTGTCGAACGCTGTGGATGCTTCGCAGAAATTGAAGACGCTTGCCATCACAGGCGACTTCAGGGGCGAACAGGGCGATTTGGCTGTACGCATTAAGATCGACGAGAAAGAAGGCACGCTTACCATCAGCGACAACGGTATCGGTATGGATGCAGAGGAAATTGACAAGTATATCAATCAGATTGCATTCTCCGGCGTGAGCGACTTTATGGAGAAATATCAGGACAAGGCGGAGGCTATCATCGGACACTTCGGATTGGGCTTCTATTCGGCATTTATGGTGGCCAAGAAGGTGGACATCATCACGAAGAGCTACAAAGAAGGTGCGAAGGCCGTGAAGTGGAGCTGCGACGGAAGTCCTGAATTTACGCTTGAGGAGACCGAGAAGGAGAGCCGAGGCAGCGACATCGTGCTCCACATCGACGATGACTGCAAAGAATTTCTTCAGAAGAGCAAGATAGAGGAACTGCTCAACAAGTATTGCAAGTTTATGGCAGTGCCCGTGATTCTCGGCAAGAAGCAGGAATGGAAGGACGGCAAGATGCAGGATACCGATGAGGACAACGTAATCAACAGCGTGGCTCCGTTGTGGTCGAAGTCGCCATCTGAAATCAAGGATGAGGACTATAAGAGCTTCTACCGCACGCTCTTCCCGATGAACGACGAACCTCTGTTCTGGATTCATCTGAACGTGGACTATCCGTTCAACCTCACGGGTATTCTCTACTTCCCGCGCGTGAAGAACAACATAGAGCTGCAGCGCAACAAGATTCAGCTCTATTGCAATCAGGTTTTCGTAACGGATCAGGTGGAGGGCATTGTGCCCGAGTTCCTTACGTTGCTGCACGGCGTGATAGATTCGCCGGATATTCCTTTGAACGTGAGCCGAAGCTACTTGCAGAGCGATGCCAACGTGAAGAAGATTTCGTCTTACATCACGAAGAAAGTGGCAGACAGACTGAACGGAATCTTCAAGGATAACCGTAAGGATTACGAGGAAAAATGGGAAGACCTGAAACTCTTTGTGAACTATGGTATGCTTTCTGAAAACGACTTCTACGACCGTGCAAAGGACTTCTCGCTCTTTACGGATGTAGACGGCAGGCATTTCACGTTCGAGGAATACAAAACGCTGATTAAGGATAATCAGACCGACAAGGACGGTCAGCTCGTTTATCTCTATGCAACCGACAAGGAAGAGCAATTCTCATATATTGAGGCTGCCAAGGCTAAGGGATACAGCGTGTTGCTGACCGACGGACAGCTCGACGTGCCTGCCGTTTCTATGTTGGAACAGAAGTTCGAGAAGTCTCGCTTCGTGCGTGTCGATTCCGATACCATCGACCGTATCATCGCAAAGGACAATGCGCCGGAGCTTGACCTGAACGAGACGCAGCGCGACATTTTGTCAGAAGCGTTCCAGTCTCAGGTTCCTAAGTTGGATAAAAGCGAGTTTATGGTAGACGTTCAGGCTATGGGTGTGGATGCTCAGCCTGTGATAATCACGCAGAACGAGTATATGCGCCGTATGAAGGAAATGAGCCGTTATCAGCAGGGAATGGCTTTCTATGGTCAGATGCCCGACACCTATACGCTCGTGCTCAATTCCGACCACGCACTCGTGAAGAAGATTCTCTCCGAGGGCGAAGCATCTACGAAGGAAACACTGAAGCCTATCCTCAGCGAAATCAAGGGTTTGCAGGCTCGTCAGACCATTCTTCAGCAGGAACAGGGCAAGAAGAAGCCCGAGGAAATCACGCAGGAGGAGAAGGACGACCTCAGCAATACAGAACAGAACCTCAGCAAGCAGCGTGAGGAGAAAAAGCAGGTGATTGCCGGTTATGCGAAGGACAACGGCACCATTCATCAGCTTATCGACCTTGCATTGCTCCAGAACGGTATGCTGAAAGGCGCATCGCTCAATGAGTTCATCAAGCGTTCGGTGAATCTGATAAAGTAA